Proteins encoded in a region of the Hippocampus zosterae strain Florida chromosome 11, ASM2543408v3, whole genome shotgun sequence genome:
- the LOC127610810 gene encoding cytochrome c oxidase subunit 5B, mitochondrial has product MAGQLLLRGCGATLRLSRTAIARSMATLKGIPTDEEQATGLERRALEALKLGKDPYSMLKPKNYAGTKDDPHIVPCIGQKRLVGCLCEEDNTAIVWFWLHEGKAQRCPSCGSHYQLVHHELPH; this is encoded by the exons ATGGCCGGTCAACTGCTTCTCCGAGGTTGTGGAGCAACGCTACGGTTGAGTCGAACGGCGATAGCGCGCTCCATGGCCACGTTGAAAG GAATACCCACAGATGAAGAACAAGCCACTGGCCTGGAACGCCGTGCCCTTGAAGCGCTAAAACTGGGAAAA GATCCCTACAGTATGCTGAAACCTAAGAACTACGCAGGAACCAAAGATGACCCGCACATCGTGCCTTGTATCGGACAAAAGAGGCTGGTGGGCTGCCTCT GTGAGGAAGACAACACTGCGATCGTGTGGTTCTGGCTTCATGAGGGGAAAGCCCAGCGTTGTCCCTCCTGTGGGTCTCATTACCAGCTGGTCCATCATGAGTTGCCTCATTGA
- the dnajc12 gene encoding dnaJ homolog subfamily C member 12, producing the protein MEAVLNCRPEDLEDYYALLGCDELSSTEQILNEYKIRALACHPDKHQGNPKAVAEFQKLQEAKEVLSNETKRKNYDLWRRSGVAIPFHDWQALNDSVKTSMHWAVRNKKEPMLEAAKAETPITSHADDLHCQQESPGIVSSEAMQSSSDYWHRRFRWTADSPSCLLQKFRNYDI; encoded by the exons ATGGAGGCCGTTTTGAACTGCAGACCAGAGGACTTGGAAGACTACTACGCTTTATTAGGATGCGATGAGTTATCATCG actGAACAAATTCTCAATGAATACAAGATCAGAGCCTTGGCATGCCACCCAGACAAGCATCAAGGCAACCCCAAAGCAG TGGCAGAGTTTCAAAAACTACAGGAAGCCAAAGAGGTGTTAAGCAATGAgacgaaaagaaaaaactatGATCTATGGAGGAGAAGTGGCGTTGCTATCCCATTTCATGACTGGCAAGCCTTAAACGACTCTGTAAAAACG TCAATGCATTGGGCTGTGAGAAATAAGAAGGAACCCATGCTGGAGGCCGCAAAGGCAGAAACACCAATCACATCCCATGCAGATGACCTTCATTGTCAGCAGGAATCACCGGGGATTGTCTCAAGTGAAGCCATGCAATCTTCAA GCGATTACTGGCATCGTCGTTTCCGCTGGACTGCTGACTCACCATCTTGTCTGCTGCAGAAGTTCCGCAATTATGATATTTGA